A window from Branchiostoma lanceolatum isolate klBraLanc5 chromosome 9, klBraLanc5.hap2, whole genome shotgun sequence encodes these proteins:
- the LOC136441865 gene encoding cytochrome P450 4F12-like translates to MKTGVTPVDVAVGLLVPVVVYLLLAVAKFLRKYWRRFRVGWQFPSLPYHWLYGNSHLIDGYLGDRYLSMTLEVVEKHPHGQSFWLVGFMPCTVLTHPVTIKQLLKASTKKSLDYDQLRPWLGNGLIMSTGDVWKVHRRLLTPAFHFDILKLYVSVYNRAAEQMVEKLSMYTGKEESFEMFQQASLCTMEVILQCAFSGGEMSEQTKNEYVEAVKRIGILQVERNFNPLYMLFSTIYNLSLGGREFLRLCDFVHDTGGSIIKRRRQELERNPEILAEKKRLDFLDILLKARDEDGRCLTDLEIREEVDTFLFAGHDTTASALSWTLYSLAQHPHHQDKVREEVDQLLANREEDTIEWEDLHKLPHLTMCLKEAMRLHSPVPFISRTVTEDTVIDGVHIPEDSYIGIHLYGLHHNPDIWGPQHMEFDPSRFHPDRMKDMDSHAFMPFSAGQRNCIGQNFALNEEKVILARLLHKFTFALDPARPVEKDMIVVMKTRHGMWMKVKSVGQTAD, encoded by the exons ATGAAGACAGGAGTCACCCCAGTGGATGTTGCAGTGGGACTGCTGGTACCAGTAGTTGTGTACCTGCTGTTGGCAGTGGCCAAGTTCCTGCGGAAATACTGGCGGCGTTTCAGAGTCGGGTGGCAGTTCCCCTCCCTTCCCTATCACTGGCTGTACGGCAACAGCCACCTG ATCGACGGGTATCTGGGTGACCGGTACCTGTCCATGACGCTCGAGGTTGTGGAGAAACACCCGCATGGTCAGTCCTTCTGGCTGGTAGGCTTCATGCCCTGCACCGTTCTAACCCACCCGGTTACCATCAAGCAGCTTCTCAAGGCTTCCA CCAAGAAGTCTTTGGACTATGACCAACTACGACCATGGCTAG GTAACGGCCTGATCATGAGTACCGGTGACGTATGGAAGGTTCACCGCCGTCTCCTCACGCCTGCCTTTCACTTCGATATCCTCAAACTGTACGTCAGTGTCTACAACAGGGCGGCGGAACAGATGGTC GAAAAACTTTCGATGTACACTGGGAAAGAGGAAAGTTTCGAGATGTTCCAACAGGCTAGCCTCTGTACAATGGAAGTCATCCTACAGTGCGCGTTTTCCGGAGGGGAAATGTCGGAACA GACCAAGAATGAGTACGTTGAAGCAGTCAAGAGGATCGGAATCCTGCAAGTTGAGCGCAACTT CAATCCGCTGTACATGCTGTTCTCCACTATCTACAACCTGTCCCTGGGGGGACGGGAGTTCCTCCGCCTGTGTGACTTTGTTCACGACACCGGAGGTTCTATCATCAAGAGAAGGAGGCAAGAACTG GAACGCAATCCAGAGATTTTAGCGGAGAAGAAGAGGCTGGATTTTCTGGATATTTTGCTGAAGGCTCGAGATGAAGACGGCAGATGTCTGACAGATCTGGAGATCAGGGAGGAGGTGGACACGTTCCTGTTTGCCG GACATGACACGACTGCCAGTGCCCTGTCCTGGACCCTGTACTCCCTGGCGCAACATCCGCACCATCAGGACAAGGTTCGGGAAGAAGTGGACCAGCTACTGGCCAACAGAGAGGAGGACACCATTGAGTG GGAGGACCTCCACAAACTGCCGCACCTGACCATGTGTCTGAAGGAAGCCATGCGGCTCCACTCTCCCGTTCCTTTCATCTCCCGCACCGTCACGGAAGACACCGTGATAGACGGGGTCCACATCCCCGAGGACTCGTACATAGGGATCCACCTGTACGGGCTGCACCACAACCCGGACATCTGGGGACCTCAGCATATG GAGTTCGACCCAAGCCGTTTCCACCCTGACCGGATGAAGGACATGGACTCTCACGCTTTCATGCCCTTCTCTGCCGGACAGAG GAACTGTATCGGACAGAACTTTGCCCTGAACGAAGAAAAGGTGATTCTGGCTCGTCTCCTCCACAA GTTCACCTTTGCCCTTGACCCCGCCCGTCCCGTGGAGAAGGACATGATAGTTGTGATGAAGACCAGGCACGGCATGTGGATGAAGGTCAAGTCTGTGGGGCAGACAGCTGACTAA